GGTAGAAAAGGGGTCAGAACGATTTTTCAGATTCCGCTTTGCGCGGTCGGCCGCGAGGCCGGATGGTCAGGTCCAGGTCGAGTTTTTTGGCGAGAGCTTTTACCCAGCCCTCGCCGCCATAGGGCAAACCGGTCGCGGAAGAACGACGAATCGCCGCCAAAACCCGCTCCTCGATAGGCAGATGAACCTTCTTTTCCCAGAGACGCTGACGAACGGCGGCGTACGGCGATAACTGCTCGTAAATGCAGAGCGGGTCGAGCAATTCGTCGGCTTCGCCCAGACCGTGCGCGCGGTAACTGCTCCAACGATACTCTTCCGCGCGTCCGACAATCGTTGCCCGTAGCGGATTCGCCTCGATGTACCTCAGGACGGTCAGCAGGTGCTCGTCATTCTGGATGACGGGGCTTTTGAACCGTCCTTGCCACACGTGGCCGCCGGAGTGGTAGTGTTGGTGATAGCGCTGCGTGTGCGAGACCAGCAGGCTCTGCATGATGCGGCTGATGGAGGCCGCCCGCGGCCGGACCAGAAGATGAAAGTGGTTATTCAAAAGGCAGTAGCCGTACAGCTCGAACGGCTTCCGCTGTTTCAGCTCGCCTAGCGCTTTCCGGAATGCCTGGAAGTCGGCCTCTTTGTGGAACACGTCTTGACGGTTGTTCCCACGGTCGATGACGTGGTAAATCAGGCCATCCTCGATAGGTCGTAGCGGTCGCGGCATGGTACCAATCTAACAAACCACGGCACCCCTGTCAATTAAATAGTTCTGACCCCTTTTCTCCCCAGGCGGGCTCGTCGTATCAGGTGGGGATGGGCCAGGCCGACCACGATTACCGCTATGCGGCGGCGCAGGCCGTATACGACCTGGCGGTGAATGGTGATGCCGCGACCTACGTGCTCACCCTGGGGCTCGCGGCGCAAGACCGCGCCGACGCCGAAAATCTGGCGGTCAGCACCTTCGAAACGACCGTCGATCCCGCCGTCGTCCAGCAGGCCACGGATGACGCGAATGCGATATTCACCCAGGCCCAAAGCCAGGCCAGCGCGGTGCTCGACGACACATTGACCGGCGACCAGCAGGAACACGACTACGCCCATGCCGAGGCGGCCGACTACGACATCAAGCTGAGGGCCGACGCGCAAGCGCTTGACGACTACCAGGCGGCGGACGCGAACGGACACGCGGCGGCCATCGCGGCCTTCGCCCAGGCCAACCCGAGTCCCTGGGCCAATCTGGCGGCGGCCCAGGCCCTGGCCCAGGCGGGACAGCAAGTGGCCGACGCCGGCGCGCAGCTCACCCGGTCGCAGGCCTCGGCCGATGCGCAAGAGAGCGCCGACCAGGCGCGGGCCGACGCCCAAAAAGCCAGCGACGACGCGGGCGCGCAGGCAGACTACGATCAGGCAATCGCCAACGCCCAAGGCGCGCAGGAAGTCGCGATTGCGCAGGGCGACCTGGTCGACGCCGTGTTCTCGCTTTTGCCCGACGTGCTGCAGGCGCCGGATGACGGAACTCCGCTCAGCCTGACGCCCGACTTCAACGCGGGCTACGAGGCGAACGATTTTTACCTGCGCGCGGCGGGGGCGCAGTTCGACTACGGCGGCGTGGCGGTGATCATGTCGCCGCTGGAGCGCATGGACCAGGCTGCCTCCTTGATGCCCGAGGGACTGGGGCTGACGGCGACGCCGCCATACGGTTCGTTTGTACATGGATCGCAGAACGGGTGGGAGTTCGGTCCGGCCACCCTGATGGACATCATGCCCTGGGGCGAGTTCAATGGCGCTCCGCAGCGGCCGATCACGATCGGCGACACGTCGGGGGCCGACGAGATCATCGCCGGCGGCGGCGCAAGCTTTAGCGAAATGGACGTGTTTCACCTCCGCGACCCGGATCGCGGGAATTTTCCGATCGTGCAGAACTATCAAACGGCGATGCACTTCACGGGAGCCAACGCCATGGTCGTGCGATTGGCCGACGCATCGGGGGGCAACGCGACGGGGACCAACGCGCCGCGGAATAGTCTCTGGAACAGGATCACGAACCCAGGCCAGTGGTTTTACGTCCAACCGCAGAAACCGCCCTTGGGACCGCCGAGCACGGGCGGCGGCGTCGGCGCGAACAACAATGACTCGACCGATCCGGGGCAATCTCTGCTGAGCAAGATCTACTCGCGCGGGGCGATGACTCCCAGGAGCGGCCAGGCGCTCGACAACCAAGACATCAAGAATTCGATCAAGTTCGGCAACTTCCCGGTTGCCATCTACGAAGGCATCGCCGATGCTCTCGAAGAGCAAATCTGGAACTTGGCCACGTTCGGCATTCTCGGCGAGGCCGAAGCCGAATTGGTGTCAGTGGCGGCGAAAAGGTCTTGGTACGGCGTCCGCAATATCGTCAAGATCACCGTCGGCAAGGTAGCGGTTTGGGTCGGGCCTGACGAAGTGGCCAAGATCAAAAAGGTGCTCAAAAACCATAACTCTGAGCCCTCGATCGACGATGTCGTAAAAGCCCTGCAGGGATTCTCCGAAAAGCGACTCAAGCAGGCGGTCGACGAAGCCGTCGAAAGAATGTGCTTCGCTCCCGACACGCTCGTGTCCACGGAAAGCGGCTTGCGTCCGATTGGCGAAGTGCAAATCGGCCAACGGGTCCATGCCTTCGACTTCGCTACGGGGCAGTGGGCGTTGTCTGAGGTACTCAAGCGCCACGACAATACCTACTCGGGCTGGATGGTGACCTTGCGGATTGGAGAGTCAACGATCAAGGTCACGGCGAACCACCCATTTTGGGTCATCGAGGGCCAAGACCTTGGCGCCCGTAGCACGCCGAGCAGCCTCGGTGCCGACGAAGACCAAGGCCCTTCGCTGCCAGGGCGATGGGTCGACTCGCAAGACTTGCGGCCCCGCGATTGGGTCGCTTCCCTCAACGGCGCGCCCGCGCGCGTGGAGACCGTTGGGCAGCGCGTTCAGCACGACATCGCTGTTTGCAATCTTACGGTCGCCGGACATCACACGTTCGCCGTGGGCGAGGGTGGCGTGCTCGTGCATAATAACGGCTGGTGCGACTCGTTAGAACTGCTGTGGGCCAAGCCGGAGAAGTTGGTCGAAATGCGGAAGGCGTTGATCGCGGCTGGCGAGAAGGGCGGGCTGCTGCACGCCCATCACATCGTCATGAAGAAGATCCCAGAGATAGGCAAGCGCAGCGAGAAGGTCCGGGAGGCCATTAAGGCTTCGCACAAGATATTGG
This genomic window from Pirellulales bacterium contains:
- a CDS encoding transposase is translated as MPRPLRPIEDGLIYHVIDRGNNRQDVFHKEADFQAFRKALGELKQRKPFELYGYCLLNNHFHLLVRPRAASISRIMQSLLVSHTQRYHQHYHSGGHVWQGRFKSPVIQNDEHLLTVLRYIEANPLRATIVGRAEEYRWSSYRAHGLGEADELLDPLCIYEQLSPYAAVRQRLWEKKVHLPIEERVLAAIRRSSATGLPYGGEGWVKALAKKLDLDLTIRPRGRPRKAESEKSF